In one Dama dama isolate Ldn47 chromosome 5, ASM3311817v1, whole genome shotgun sequence genomic region, the following are encoded:
- the CENPV gene encoding centromere protein V produces MRRARSGGATKPRGQKRSGTSRAPASAPSADRARRPAVQAGGGSRAAARQPAAKRRSPPAQEAGPGEPPPVPPLPPPPPAALAASELDLGEQRERWETFQKRQRLSFEGAAKLLLDTYEYQGLVKHTGGCHCGAVRFEVWASADLHIFDCNCSICKKKQNKHFIVPASRFKLLKGADSITTYTFNTHKAQHTFCKRCGVQSFYSPRSNPGGFGIAPHCLDEGTVRSVVVEEFNGSDWEKAMKEHKTIKNMSKE; encoded by the exons ATGCGGCGGGCGAGAAGCGGCGGGGCGACCAAGCCACGCGGGCAGAAGCGGTCGGGGACCTCCAGGGCCCCCGCCTCGGCTCCTAGTGCCGACCGCGCACGGCGGCCCGCGGTCCAGGCCGGGGGCGGGAGCCGGGCGGCGGCGAGGCAGCCGGCGGCCAAGCGACGGTCGCCGCCGGCGCAGGAGGCGGGCCCCGGGGAGCCACCGCCGGTGCCGCCGTTGCCCCCGCCTCCGCCCGCGGCGCTCGCGGCGTCCGAGCTGGACCTGGGCGAGCAGCGGGAGCGCTGGGAGACCTTCCAAAAGCGGCAGAGGCTCAGCTTCGAGGGCGCCGCCAAGCTGCTGCTGGACACTTA CGAATACCAGGGCCTGGTGAAACACACAGGAGGCTGCCACTGTGGGGCCGTGCGCTTTGAAGTTTGGGCTTCGGCTGACCTGCACATCTTTGACTGCAA CTGCAGCATCTGCAAGAAGAAGCAGAACAAACATTTCATTGTCCCGGCCTCTCGCTTCAAGCTTCTGAAG GGAGCCGACAGCATCACCACGTACACCTTCAATACCCACAAGGCGCAGCACACCTTCTGTAAGCGCTGCGGTGTCCAGAGCTTTTATTCTCCCCGCTCCAACCCTGGAGGCTTCG GGATTGCCCCCCACTGCCTGGACGAGGGCACCGTGCGCAGCGTGGTGGTGGAGGAGTTCAATGGCAGCGACTGGGAGAAGGCCATGAAGGAGCATAAGACCATCAAGAACATGTCCAAGGAGTGa